ACATTCACATCGCAAGGACAGAGCAACCAGtaatcattgttattaatatatttatgacaaCAGCCTCAACACATCAAAATAAGCCTCGTTTAATAATTCTGTGTCCTTGTTTGAATTTATGCCGTTAGGCTGCTCTTTGATGTGTATCATTTTTGCagtcaatctttttttataattatgctcCACTTCTAAGACCTCCACATTGTCCCAGTCGAAAGAATGATTAAATTTGGTAATGTGCTCTGAAACTACCGAATGCTTGGACGCATCTAATCTAATATTAGCTTGATGTTCTTTTATTCTAGTACGTAGTTGCCTCTTGGTTTGGCCGACGTAAGGGGCATCACAATTCTTAcaacagattttataaataacattattcttAGACGATTGAGCACTCTTATCTTTCTGGACTTTTATAATGCTGTTTAATTTGTTTAGAATACAATATCCCACGGAATTTTCGGATTTGATGACCGCTGAGGTGATAATTTCAGaagtatcttttaaataaggcataacaataaaacttttcactttttgcgAACGTTCAGAATCATCATCTATATTATTGTTCTTTATAGATTGAAGTTTTCTCAGTCTTTTATTGATATGcgagaataataaatcgatGGGATACCCAATTCCAAGCAATAcattaatgacaaatattaagtttttgtTGTAAAAACTAGGATGAGACAATATAATTGCTCTGTCAACCATACTATAAATAGTTCCTATTTTGTGTTGAATAGGATGATTCGAATAGAAGGACAATAGCCTCCCagaaaaagtttctttatgAAACCAATCTGTTATAATTGTGTCATTTTTAACGATTAACAACAAATCCAGAAAGTTAAGTTGGCGGTTAACTTCGTACTCAATTGTGAATTTAAGTCTGtcgtgataattattaaagtgaTCCAAAACATCCTGAACGCTATTCTTAGGAATCTTCATAACAATATCATCCACATAGCGTCTATAAAACGACGGTCGGATATCCAATGCGCCCAGAACCCTTTCTTCCATGACAATGTCAGCCACTGTCGGAGACAAAGGGGAGCCCATTGGAGAACCAAACGTCTGCTTGTAGATGACATTGTTAAATGTGAAAAAGGTAGAAgtcaaaacaaattttacagCAGTGATAAACTCCGCACGAGTTAACCTCGTCTTggtttttatatactttcacCTCTTTTTTATGCCCTCCACAACCAACTCAGAAGGAACGTTAGTGAACAAAGACACGACGTCCAAAGAAACGAGAATCTCAGACTTCTGCAATCTTATCTTCGATAGGTCAGTGCACAATTCAAAACTATTGTTTACGTGGCTCTTAGGTTTTGGTATACTGTCGGCTAGAATTTTCTGTAAATACGATGCAAGATTATATAAGGCCGTATTAACAGATGAAACTATTATTCTAAAAGGAACattctttttatgaatttttggaAGACCATAAGCTTTGGGAAGTATAGAATCGCTGGAGTGTAGgaagaaatattctttctt
The nucleotide sequence above comes from Temnothorax longispinosus isolate EJ_2023e chromosome 4, Tlon_JGU_v1, whole genome shotgun sequence. Encoded proteins:
- the LOC139812079 gene encoding uncharacterized protein; its protein translation is MPYLKDTSEIITSAVIKSENSVGYCILNKLNSIIKVQKDKSAQSSKNNVIYKICCKNCDAPYVGQTKRQLRTRIKEHQANIRLDASKHSVVSEHITKFNHSFDWDNVEVLEVEHNYKKRLTAKMIHIKEQPNGINSNKDTELLNEAYFDVLRLLS